A single Pseudoalteromonas marina DNA region contains:
- a CDS encoding efflux RND transporter permease subunit — MIAWFTKNHVAANLLLVTLLLSGLFSLSSKIPLEVFPSFETDMISVGVSLRGATPEDVEQGVTIRIEEAVQDLEGIKQIFSRSSEGSGSVTIEVESGYDPRELLADIKSRVDAINTFPGDAEKPIVALAERKREVIAVTVSSDYGEKETREYAETVRDQILRLPNVTQVELSGVRDYELAIEVSQDTLRQYNLSLAQISSAIANSSSDISAGNLKTEGGDVLISSKGQAYRKDEFASIVVKNQADGTIIRLGDIATIKDDFEETPVRTRFNGKQAAFIDVYRIGPQSAITVADDVKNYIEEQQATLPQGFKLSYWDDDSELVKSRIATLTSNALQGGILVLALLTLFLRPAIAFWVFIGIPVSFMGAFIAMPIFGVTLNIMSLFGFILVLGIVVDDAIVTGENVYTHLKTAKSGEQAAILGTQEVATPVTFGVLTTVAAFLPLAFIEGARGALFAQIPVVVIPVLLFSLIESKFVLPAHLKYIKLRHQKGEPSKLEAIQQRFADGFESAILKYYQPILNTALRHKLATVSLFVGVFFIILTMITSGWTKFIFFPRIPSETVRVNLTLPTGTPFEVTNKYVIDMSEKAQQLQDKYRDPDTGESVILNILATTGGRGGVSNSGAVRFEITPAEKRESDIGSRELASEWRDLIGVIPGAESLTFRAEIGRSSDPIDVQLSGTSLTILQDVADNIKNRLATYPTVFDIADSMSDGKEELRIELTQQGLALGLNRVNVAGQVRNSFFGSQVQRIQRGRDDVRVMVRLPIDERRSIADLQNILINTPDGGSVPLSHVATLTAGQSPSTINRIDRYRTLNVTADIEKNNTNMTVLQADLAQYLDELMQQYPGVDYKLEGEAKEQRESFGSLAWALVFVFFIIYALLAIPFKSYMQPIIVMSVIPFGMIGAVVGHWIMGMDLTIMSLLGMLALIGVVVNDSLVLVDFINKKRSEGGDLIEAVKLAGASRFRPVMLTSLTTFIGLMPLLFEKATQAQFLIPMAVSLGFGIIFATFITLLLVPVNYMLMERFQGWFK, encoded by the coding sequence ATGATTGCTTGGTTTACCAAAAACCATGTTGCTGCCAATTTATTGTTAGTAACTTTGTTGTTGTCGGGGCTATTTAGTTTATCGAGTAAAATACCACTTGAGGTGTTTCCGTCTTTCGAAACAGACATGATAAGCGTTGGTGTTAGCCTACGAGGTGCAACCCCTGAAGATGTAGAGCAGGGCGTAACAATTCGTATAGAAGAAGCGGTGCAAGACCTAGAGGGCATTAAACAAATATTTAGCCGCTCGTCAGAGGGGTCAGGCTCTGTAACAATTGAGGTTGAAAGTGGTTACGATCCTCGTGAGCTGTTGGCTGATATAAAAAGCCGAGTCGATGCGATTAATACGTTTCCTGGCGATGCAGAGAAACCAATTGTTGCGCTGGCTGAGCGCAAAAGAGAAGTAATAGCTGTTACTGTATCAAGTGATTACGGCGAAAAAGAAACGCGTGAATACGCAGAAACAGTGCGAGATCAAATACTGCGTTTGCCTAATGTAACGCAGGTAGAGCTAAGTGGTGTACGAGACTATGAGTTAGCCATTGAAGTTAGCCAAGACACACTTCGCCAATATAACCTAAGCCTTGCGCAAATATCGAGTGCGATTGCTAATTCAAGTTCTGATATTTCTGCTGGTAACTTAAAAACTGAAGGTGGCGATGTACTGATCAGCTCAAAAGGGCAGGCTTACCGCAAAGACGAATTTGCTAGCATAGTCGTCAAAAACCAAGCCGACGGAACAATTATTCGCCTAGGTGATATTGCTACAATAAAAGACGACTTTGAAGAAACGCCAGTGCGTACCCGTTTTAATGGTAAGCAAGCGGCGTTTATAGACGTTTACCGAATTGGCCCGCAAAGCGCGATAACCGTGGCAGACGATGTTAAAAACTATATTGAAGAACAGCAGGCCACGCTACCACAAGGTTTTAAACTAAGCTATTGGGATGACGATTCAGAGTTAGTTAAAAGCCGTATCGCAACCTTAACCAGTAATGCTCTACAAGGTGGTATTTTAGTTTTGGCACTGCTCACGCTATTTTTGCGCCCAGCAATTGCATTTTGGGTGTTTATTGGTATTCCTGTATCGTTTATGGGCGCGTTTATCGCGATGCCAATTTTTGGTGTAACGCTAAATATAATGAGCTTATTCGGCTTTATTTTAGTACTCGGTATTGTAGTAGATGACGCCATAGTAACCGGCGAAAACGTGTATACCCATTTAAAAACGGCAAAATCGGGTGAGCAGGCTGCTATATTGGGTACTCAAGAAGTGGCTACTCCCGTTACCTTTGGTGTACTGACTACGGTTGCTGCCTTTTTACCTTTAGCATTCATTGAAGGGGCACGCGGCGCCTTATTTGCGCAAATTCCGGTAGTCGTCATTCCGGTGTTATTGTTCTCGCTAATTGAATCTAAATTTGTGTTACCAGCACATTTAAAATACATAAAATTACGCCACCAAAAGGGTGAACCATCGAAGCTTGAAGCAATTCAACAACGCTTTGCAGATGGCTTTGAAAGTGCAATTTTAAAATATTACCAACCTATATTAAACACTGCTTTACGCCATAAATTAGCAACGGTCAGTTTATTTGTTGGGGTATTTTTTATTATTTTAACCATGATCACCAGCGGTTGGACTAAGTTTATCTTTTTCCCACGAATTCCGAGCGAAACCGTACGGGTTAACCTAACACTGCCAACGGGTACGCCGTTTGAAGTAACCAATAAATACGTGATTGATATGTCTGAAAAGGCCCAGCAATTACAAGATAAATATCGCGACCCAGATACAGGGGAAAGCGTTATTTTAAATATACTCGCCACTACAGGCGGGCGCGGTGGTGTATCCAACTCTGGGGCGGTACGCTTTGAAATTACACCTGCAGAAAAGCGTGAATCAGACATAGGCTCACGCGAGCTTGCAAGTGAGTGGCGCGATTTAATAGGTGTGATTCCTGGCGCTGAAAGCCTAACATTTAGAGCTGAAATTGGTCGAAGTTCAGACCCAATAGACGTTCAATTAAGTGGCACCTCGCTTACAATACTCCAAGATGTGGCTGATAATATTAAAAACCGTTTAGCAACGTATCCAACGGTGTTTGATATTGCCGATAGTATGTCTGATGGTAAAGAAGAATTACGTATAGAGCTTACACAACAAGGTTTAGCGCTTGGTTTGAATCGTGTAAATGTAGCAGGGCAAGTGCGAAATTCGTTTTTTGGCTCGCAGGTTCAACGTATTCAACGCGGACGAGACGACGTGCGTGTAATGGTGCGTTTACCTATTGATGAGCGCCGCTCCATAGCCGATTTACAAAATATACTAATAAACACCCCCGATGGCGGTTCTGTACCATTGTCGCATGTGGCAACGCTTACGGCAGGGCAAAGCCCATCGACCATAAACCGTATTGATCGTTACCGCACACTAAACGTGACGGCTGATATAGAAAAAAACAACACCAACATGACGGTGCTTCAAGCCGACCTCGCACAATACTTAGACGAGCTAATGCAACAATACCCGGGGGTTGATTATAAACTTGAAGGTGAAGCTAAAGAGCAAAGAGAATCATTTGGCTCACTGGCTTGGGCGTTAGTGTTTGTATTTTTTATAATTTATGCGTTATTGGCTATTCCGTTTAAGTCATACATGCAACCAATTATTGTTATGAGTGTTATTCCATTTGGCATGATTGGCGCAGTAGTAGGGCACTGGATAATGGGGATGGATTTAACCATTATGAGCCTACTAGGTATGCTTGCGTTAATAGGTGTCGTAGTGAACGATTCGCTTGTATTGGTTGATTTTATTAATAAAAAACGCAGCGAAGGTGGCGATTTAATAGAGGCAGTTAAACTTGCTGGCGCATCGCGCTTTCGCCCAGTTATGCTCACCAGTTTAACCACTTTTATAGGTTTAATGCCGCTGCTGTTTGAAAAAGCCACACAAGCGCAGTTTTTAATACCTATGGCGGTAAGTTTAGGGTTTGGGATTATTTTTGCGACCTTTATTACTTTATTACTAGTACCAGTCAATTATATGTTGATGGAACGATTTCAAGGCTGGTTTAAATAA
- a CDS encoding UPF0149 family protein, which produces MNDLPDYEKAQLLLEKNEIFVSPAEAHGVISGLLACGLSIDDKEYLGLLSDVFNDGESFGNGLKAFFGTIYKQVVASFNDEEFQFDLFLPSDDETLIDQANGLVSWVSGFMLGFGLKQKDYGKLSADVKEVISDFSEITRLDTTFEETEEDANALHEVIEYVRVSALLCFAELGKEQSSQSDKKTLH; this is translated from the coding sequence ATGAACGATTTACCAGATTACGAAAAAGCTCAACTACTTTTAGAAAAAAATGAAATATTTGTTTCTCCTGCCGAAGCGCATGGTGTTATTAGTGGTTTATTAGCATGTGGACTAAGTATTGACGACAAGGAGTACCTAGGCCTTTTAAGCGATGTATTCAACGATGGTGAATCGTTCGGTAATGGTTTAAAAGCATTTTTTGGCACTATTTATAAGCAAGTTGTTGCAAGCTTTAATGATGAAGAGTTTCAGTTTGATTTATTTTTACCAAGTGATGACGAAACACTCATCGATCAGGCTAATGGCCTCGTATCATGGGTATCGGGATTTATGCTTGGTTTTGGTTTAAAGCAAAAAGATTACGGTAAGCTGTCGGCTGACGTGAAAGAAGTAATTAGCGACTTTAGCGAAATAACACGCCTAGATACCACTTTTGAAGAAACCGAAGAAGATGCTAACGCACTTCACGAAGTTATTGAATATGTACGTGTATCGGCACTACTTTGTTTTGCTGAGCTAGGTAAAGAGCAAAGCAGCCAAAGTGATAAAAAAACGCTTCATTAA
- a CDS encoding efflux RND transporter periplasmic adaptor subunit, translating into MKTKTAKIIIPAAVVVTALLIVFFIKSNPPEARRFGSAPKAAISVSVLEVVPHSYQVMIDSYGTVKPRTQSLLVAQASGQIIDVSDEFREGGFFEKGDVLLKLDDRDHQAEVKSAQANLLTAEQSLLEEKARGQQALTDWKRLGGSSQASSLVLREPQLAAAQAQVLSAQATLEKAELDLERTKVTAPYAGRILSRSVDLGQVVSNNTQLATIYAIDSVEIRLPIKNKDLSFVNLPEQYRDGAKNQAGSLVKFSSDLVGEQTWQGQLARTEGAIDENAQQLYVVAKIDDPYKSTESNQYPIKIGQYIKAQIAGKTVQNALIIPNSTIYQGTYVYVVEGDVLKRKDVTFAWQNANQAMIKTGLKANDKLVITPLGQVSSGTKVSILGEEPKEKKPKGMRPSREQLEQKAKELGISVEELIKKRHAAKQGDKA; encoded by the coding sequence ATGAAAACTAAAACAGCTAAAATTATTATTCCAGCCGCGGTTGTTGTTACCGCTCTTTTAATTGTGTTTTTTATCAAAAGTAACCCGCCAGAAGCGAGGCGCTTTGGCTCTGCACCAAAAGCAGCTATCAGCGTGTCGGTACTAGAGGTTGTGCCTCACAGTTACCAAGTAATGATAGACAGCTACGGTACAGTAAAGCCTCGCACACAAAGCTTACTTGTTGCTCAAGCATCAGGGCAAATCATCGACGTGAGTGATGAGTTTAGAGAAGGTGGTTTTTTTGAAAAAGGCGACGTGTTACTAAAGCTTGATGATAGAGATCATCAGGCAGAGGTTAAATCTGCACAAGCAAACTTACTCACAGCAGAACAAAGCTTGCTAGAAGAAAAAGCCCGCGGGCAACAAGCACTGACTGATTGGAAGCGCCTTGGTGGTTCAAGTCAAGCCAGCAGTCTTGTATTACGTGAGCCGCAATTAGCAGCGGCGCAGGCACAAGTGCTATCGGCTCAAGCTACTCTTGAAAAAGCAGAGCTTGATTTAGAGCGTACAAAAGTGACTGCACCTTATGCTGGGCGCATACTGAGTCGTAGTGTCGATTTAGGCCAAGTAGTGAGTAACAATACCCAACTTGCCACTATTTACGCTATTGATAGCGTAGAAATTCGTTTACCAATAAAAAATAAAGACCTTTCGTTTGTAAACCTGCCAGAACAATACCGTGATGGTGCTAAAAACCAAGCCGGTTCGTTAGTTAAATTTAGCTCTGATTTAGTGGGCGAACAAACATGGCAAGGCCAACTTGCACGCACTGAAGGCGCAATTGACGAAAACGCGCAGCAACTTTACGTGGTAGCAAAAATAGACGACCCATATAAATCAACCGAGAGTAACCAATACCCAATTAAAATAGGCCAATACATTAAGGCACAAATTGCAGGCAAAACGGTACAAAATGCGTTGATCATTCCCAACAGTACAATTTATCAAGGCACCTATGTTTACGTAGTTGAGGGTGATGTACTAAAACGTAAAGACGTTACTTTTGCATGGCAAAACGCAAACCAAGCAATGATCAAGACAGGATTAAAAGCAAACGACAAGTTGGTTATCACGCCACTTGGTCAAGTGAGTTCGGGCACTAAAGTGAGTATTTTAGGTGAAGAGCCAAAGGAAAAAAAACCTAAAGGTATGCGCCCGTCGCGAGAGCAACTTGAGCAAAAAGCAAAAGAGCTTGGTATCAGTGTTGAAGAGTTAATAAAAAAACGTCACGCAGCCAAGCAAGGAGATAAAGCATGA